Genomic DNA from Actinomycetota bacterium:
ATCAATTGTAGCAGAATCTTCAACATGAGAAATACCAAAGTTAAAGATTTTTTCTACTTCAACTTCTTCTTTAGGTTTATCTTCCTGATTCTTTTTAAGTTCTTCAATAAGGTCTAATGTTTCCAGAAGTGCTTTACAGATTTCACGTTGTTCGTCAATGTTTTTCTGACTAAACAGTAGGTGACGTTTATCACGTGTGGTTGCTACTTTATTAGGGATGAGAACAAAATAAGAATCATTTAAAGTTAAGATCTCATCTTCACCTTTTCCACACTTTTCATATTCATCTAAGAGGGATTCAATATTGCCAAGGTGGATCATTGCTTCTTCTACAGCAGATTTCTTTACAACCCCCAAAGGAGTCTTAAACAAACCATCTTTTTCATCATATTTAATGTTAGTAGAACTGGTGATGTTATGAATGTTTGCTTTAGCAATTGCTTGAATAAGATTACGACTTGTGTCGTCTTTACAATCAATCTGCTTAAGTGCAATATCTACTACGTTGACTTTTTGAGTCAACCCAGTTTCACCAGAGACAGCTTCTAGTTGTGCTTCTTTATAACCTTTCTTGATTTTAGATGCAACAAGACTGTCAAACTTCTTTTTACCACCAGAGTAAGAAGTGGTTTGGACTCCACCACCTACACGACCAAAACGAACTGCAATGTTTCCTACGTCGTCTAAGGTTGCTTCATAGAATTTATTGTTATTATTCTTTGAATCAAACATAATTAACATTTTGCTTTCGGACATCTCACCTCCTCTTGAGTTAAGAAAGGGCTTTCGCCCTTAAAGTTTTTCCAGAAGTTTAAGTACAGCTTCTTTATCAAGAACAGTTGTACCTAGGAGTGCCTCTACTTCCTCAATTTGGAATACATCTCCAACTTGATGAGTGTTAACTGGAGGACGGATCTTGTTCTTTTCATTAAGGAAGAGACTCTCTTGAAAAGCAAACTGACGAACATATTTACCTTTAAGATTAGTGATCTCAACAAGATTGATGAGTTTATGAAGCTTTTCTACCGGGAATTCAGGCAC
This window encodes:
- a CDS encoding WGR domain-containing protein, whose product is MSESKMLIMFDSKNNNNKFYEATLDDVGNIAVRFGRVGGGVQTTSYSGGKKKFDSLVASKIKKGYKEAQLEAVSGETGLTQKVNVVDIALKQIDCKDDTSRNLIQAIAKANIHNITSSTNIKYDEKDGLFKTPLGVVKKSAVEEAMIHLGNIESLLDEYEKCGKGEDEILTLNDSYFVLIPNKVATTRDKRHLLFSQKNIDEQREICKALLETLDLIEELKKNQEDKPKEEVEVEKIFNFGISHVEDSATIDRIVKYYNESKNAQHGGRIMGSKVKNIYKINLGNQQAPFDKAITEYGN